In one window of Coralliovum pocilloporae DNA:
- a CDS encoding transposase, translated as MARLARIVVPGLPHHVTQRGNRREQVFFSGDDYQAYADLLSDALRVSGSEIWSWCLMPNHVHLIVVPGDEDGLRTTVAHVHRKYAGRINARNRWTGHLWQGRFGSVVMDEDHLLTAFAYVALNPVRARLVERAEDWPWSSVHAILSGRDDGITTCEPVLTRIPDFRRFLLDHQESDEVYAVLRRGETAGRPLGSASFTQDLERRLNRRLAPQKRGPKTKQIVEDGNN; from the coding sequence ATGGCCCGCCTTGCACGTATTGTTGTTCCTGGTCTTCCGCATCATGTGACCCAGCGGGGGAACCGGCGTGAGCAGGTGTTTTTTTCTGGTGATGATTATCAGGCCTATGCTGACCTTCTGTCTGATGCTCTGAGAGTGAGTGGATCAGAAATCTGGTCCTGGTGCCTGATGCCCAACCATGTCCACCTAATCGTGGTGCCGGGGGATGAGGATGGCCTGCGGACGACGGTGGCTCACGTGCACAGGAAATATGCCGGGCGGATCAATGCACGTAACCGCTGGACCGGTCATCTCTGGCAGGGGCGGTTTGGTTCTGTTGTCATGGATGAGGATCATCTCCTGACAGCCTTTGCCTATGTCGCTCTTAATCCGGTCAGAGCCCGACTGGTAGAACGTGCTGAAGACTGGCCGTGGAGCAGTGTCCATGCGATTTTATCAGGGCGAGATGACGGGATCACCACATGTGAGCCTGTTCTGACCCGCATCCCTGATTTTAGGCGTTTCCTGTTGGATCATCAGGAGAGCGATGAGGTTTATGCCGTGTTGCGTCGGGGAGAGACGGCCGGGCGACCTTTGGGAAGTGCGTCGTTTACCCAAGACCTAGAGCGCCGTCTTAACCGCCGCCTGGCTCCTCAGAAACGAGGACCGAAAACGAAGCAGATTGTGGAGGATGGGAATAATTAA
- a CDS encoding Hsp70 family protein encodes MIIGIDLGTTNSLAAYFTDEGPKLIPNSLGQDLTPSAVYLKDKAEVVTGASAKNHLVTHPKDATSKFKRYMGTNQQTRLGEQNFRPEELSALILKSLKADAEVHLGETVTEAVISVPAYFNDIQRKATIAAAEIAGLKVRRLVNEPTAAALAYGLQDKDGENTFLVVDLGGGTFDVSILEMFSGVMEVRASAGDAFLGGEDFTDRILNHFLDKLKLKAKKVSADDLARLRALADRAKHALTEQSAVEFSYAYKGAEHALSLSRTSFEEMVSDLVARMRIPIQRAISDAGLRADEVDRIVLVGGATRMGIVRTLITRLFKRFPEHDLDPDRVVALGAAVQAGLVARDKALDEMVMTDVCPFTLGYEVSKQLPGHDKWEDGLFSPLIERNTVIPASRTTEGSVLKPGQTEIQLNIFQGEAPYVKDNIQIGSFSIRVPLNRKERESIEVRFTYDNSGVLEVIAKSLTTGNHKKLIIEGNPGALTQAQIEERFKELEKIKIHPREEAANEAILSRLAAVYENSLGEKREYISDLLSQFNTVLSSYDKRAIDEFRDHLAAQLESLEDSDVFS; translated from the coding sequence ATGATAATTGGTATAGATCTGGGGACGACAAATTCGCTGGCGGCTTATTTCACTGACGAAGGTCCCAAGCTTATCCCGAATTCACTCGGCCAGGATTTAACGCCGTCCGCAGTTTATCTGAAAGACAAAGCTGAAGTTGTAACAGGGGCTTCAGCGAAAAATCATCTGGTGACCCACCCGAAAGACGCAACGTCGAAATTCAAACGTTACATGGGCACCAACCAGCAGACGCGGCTGGGAGAGCAGAACTTCCGTCCCGAAGAGCTGTCCGCTCTGATCCTCAAATCTCTCAAGGCTGATGCGGAAGTTCATCTTGGCGAGACCGTCACGGAGGCTGTAATATCCGTGCCGGCTTATTTCAATGACATCCAGAGAAAAGCCACGATCGCAGCGGCTGAGATTGCCGGACTGAAGGTCCGACGCCTGGTCAATGAACCCACAGCAGCCGCCCTTGCCTATGGCCTGCAAGACAAGGATGGTGAGAATACCTTCCTCGTGGTTGATCTGGGAGGTGGTACTTTCGATGTTTCAATCCTGGAAATGTTTTCCGGGGTCATGGAAGTCAGAGCTTCTGCCGGCGATGCTTTTCTTGGTGGAGAGGATTTCACGGATCGAATCCTCAATCATTTCCTTGATAAATTGAAGCTCAAGGCCAAAAAAGTCTCTGCCGATGACCTGGCCCGCCTGAGAGCATTAGCTGATCGCGCCAAACATGCTTTGACTGAACAGTCTGCCGTTGAGTTCTCCTATGCCTATAAGGGCGCAGAACATGCGTTATCCCTGAGCCGAACCAGTTTTGAAGAGATGGTTAGCGACCTTGTCGCGAGGATGCGTATCCCGATCCAACGAGCGATTTCTGACGCTGGCTTGCGGGCGGATGAGGTGGATCGTATCGTTCTGGTTGGCGGCGCCACCCGCATGGGCATTGTTCGGACGCTTATCACCCGGCTTTTCAAGCGCTTTCCCGAGCATGATCTCGACCCAGACCGCGTTGTCGCACTGGGCGCGGCTGTCCAGGCCGGTCTGGTTGCGCGAGACAAAGCTCTCGACGAGATGGTCATGACAGATGTCTGCCCCTTTACGCTCGGCTATGAGGTATCCAAGCAGCTTCCGGGGCATGACAAATGGGAAGACGGCCTGTTTTCTCCGCTGATTGAGCGTAACACGGTCATACCAGCAAGCCGAACGACAGAAGGGTCGGTTTTGAAGCCCGGGCAAACAGAAATTCAGCTGAATATCTTCCAGGGCGAAGCTCCTTATGTGAAAGACAATATTCAGATCGGTTCTTTCAGCATCAGAGTGCCTCTCAATCGCAAAGAGCGGGAAAGTATCGAGGTTCGTTTCACCTATGATAATTCCGGCGTTTTGGAAGTCATTGCCAAGAGCCTAACAACGGGAAACCACAAGAAACTCATCATTGAGGGCAATCCCGGTGCCTTAACACAGGCACAGATTGAAGAGCGTTTCAAAGAGCTTGAGAAAATCAAGATCCATCCACGCGAAGAGGCCGCCAATGAAGCCATTCTGTCCCGGCTTGCTGCGGTTTATGAGAATTCTCTTGGCGAGAAACGGGAATATATAAGCGATCTTCTCTCGCAGTTTAATACTGTACTCAGCAGCTATGACAAGCGCGCCATAGACGAGTTCAGAGACCATCTGGCAGCTCAACTGGAGAGCCTGGAGGACTCTGATGTCTTCAGCTGA